Within the Spirochaetota bacterium genome, the region CCTTTCGCGAAAAAAGGACCCCCGGGACAAGAGAAATATCCTGGTGACACTGGAACAGAAAGGGAAGGATGTAGTGACAAAGGTCGAAAACCAGACATACCAGATCCTATCGAAAAACCTCAGTAATTATACCGATGAAGATATTACATCATTTTATAAAACCGCGATAAATCTGCACAAGATCCTGGACGTCAGCTCTTAGCAATCATTCAACTCCGAATCCCTACATTTAAGCCTTGTTCCGGATATGCCAGGAAAAATACTTCCATTTTGGAAATATTTTACTTGCGTTTTGGAACTAATTGTATACATTAGACATGAGGGTTAAGAACATATCTCTGGCGATTCTGACCCATGAATACTTATAAAGGAGCGATAATTTAATGAAACAATTAAAAGGTACACTAGCGGTTGTTACCGGCGCCGCCATGGGCATGGGGAAGAGTCTTTCCCAACTGCTCCTGGCCGAGGGATGCAAGGTTGCCCTTGTTGACATCAACAAAACCGGCCTTGAACAAACCGAAAAGGAGTTGTCGACGATCGGCGAATGCCGGTCATACGTCTGCGACATATCCAGCCGCGATGATATTTTCAAGCTGGCGGCAAAAATCGAAAAGGACATGGGTCCCGTTTCGATCCTTGTCAACAATGCCGGCATCGTGAACGCGGCTCCGGTTTCAGATATGCCGGTTGAGACCATCGAAAAGATCATCAACATCAATCTCACTTCCCAATTCTGGACGGTCAAAGCCTTCCTGCCTTCAATGATGAAGCAGAAAGAGGGCCACATCGTCAACTTCGCCTCCGCCGGCGGCATCCTGGCCATACCGAACATCGCAGCCTACTGCGCGAGCAAGTTCGGCGTCGTCGGTTTCACGGACGCCCTGCGTCAGGAAATGAAGAAGCAAAAGACGAACATCGGCGTTACCATGGTCTGCCCCAATACGGTCAACACGGGGATGTTCAACGGCTCGAAAATGGTGGCCGGCACGAAGATGCTCACCGCCGACAGTGTCTGCAAGAAGGTACTGAAGGGGATCAAGAAAAACACTGCCATGGTGGCGGTGCCCTCCCTGCCGGTAAAGATCGTTACACCCCTCACCAAGGTGCTCATGCCCATACACGCCATGGACTGGATGAACAAGGTCCTGGGCATGTGGGACGCCAACGACACCTGGAAAGGCAGAAAGTAAATTAGACGCATCAACAATAAGATATAAGAGGTATGAACATGAAAAAGGTCAAAATAATAGCGATAGTTATCGGCGCCCTTGTGGGGATACAGCTGCTGACCACCGTAATCAACATTCTCCAGAAAGGCTCCAGCACATACGGGGGACAGACAATGACTCAAATACTGGGAGTCCCTGCGGAAAAGGCAACGCCGGCCGACATTGAGAAGCTCTCCAAGGCGCAGTTATTCCAGCTCTTCTACGCGGCCAAGGCACCCGACATGGAAAGCATGAAAGGCGAATACAAGGCGAAAACGATCTCGGTCGGCATCCAGGCAGCCAGCGCAGACTTCTACACTCACCACGTCTTCGGCCCCGGCCGCTGGGAAGGCAAGGCCTTCACTCCCAACGAAAATGAAAAGGGCAAAGGCACCGGCTACAATCTTTTTAAAATAAAAGATAAAGACGGCAAAGACGCTATCGCCCGCACCCGCCGTATGAACACGTCAATAGGGAAATCCCCGATCGACGGGAAAGAATCATATATCCTTGACTACAGCCCCTACAACGGCGGGACCGTTCATTCCATGCAGGATGAGGTCAGGAAGGTCAATGACACGCTCTTCATCTGCTTGGGCTACATGGGAATTGGCGGCGGTTCAATTAATCCCGCTCCCTTTATTCTCTACGGCGAAGCCTCACCCTGGGTAGGTCCGGACGAAAAATAATAGACAATTACACCCCCCTGATATCATCCTGATATCAAAGCATCCCTCTGATCAGTAAAAGAGGGATGCCGGGGGGGCTCCTCACATACGCACGAGCAATAGTGCATTTCCTTTACTGGCATGACCGCGGCAGCCATAGGGGCCGCTGCGTGATACGCGATGAGCCTTATACCGTCCACCCCGGTTAGGAGTCGAAGAAAAGCAACAGGAGATACGCCGGAGACCCGGTAATCCCGGGCACCGGCGCCACAACACCATGAATCAGATACGACTTGCAAAAAAAGGCGAAATCTGCGGAATCTGCGGCAGGCATGAGGCCGTTGTCTACTGCGACGGATGCGACAAACCCCTGTGCCAGGAATGCAGGGTCTTCGACATCTGGTGCACCGGCTGCGGAAGTGGCGATCCCCACGTTTTTTGCCGGAAATGCAACGATGATCCGGAAAAGAATATCTGGAAGGGCTTATACTGAATGTGTAGACCGATAGTTATCGGTAAACATGTGTTCAGAAATGATGCTGATAGTATTATTCTGGTGCCAGAGTAATTATTAAACAGATAGTTATCGGTTTAATCATATACACATCAAGTTTATCGTGTAGAAATCCCGGCACGAAGCTTTTCAAAAAGGGCTGCTACCTGTTTTCGGGTATCATCCAAAGAACCTGAGTTATCAATAAGAAATCTCGCTTTGTCTTTTTTATCTTCGATGCTCATCTGTGCTTTTACAGTCAACTCGGCAGTTGGCCTGTCAAGGCGATCCCGGGCCATGAGCCTCTCGATCTGCACGGTGACCGGCACATAAACAAGTATGGCATCCGGAAAGAACTTGTCCCATCCCGATTCATATAGCAAAGGGACATCAATGATGATGGGCATCCCATCATTCATCCTGTTGAATGAGCCTATCCTTTCCATCACGATCTGGTTGATACGCGGATGGGTCATGCTGTTGAGCTTGTTCCGCTTTTCAGAATCTCGGATAATCTGGTCCCTGACTTTTTCGCGGTTCAGAGTACCGTCAGGATTAATAACAGCCTTCCCGAAGAACTCTTCAATTTCACGCAATGCAGGCTGTCCCGGTTGAACCACTTCACGGGCAATGAGGTCTGTATCGACGATATGGGCGCCCATATCCGCAAGCATCAACGCCACCACGGATTTTCCGGTCGATATGGCGCCGGTAAGGGCAAAACAATTTTTCAAAAAATCTCCGGATCCGGACATATACAATGATCCTTCAGGGCATTCAACCCTGCTTTTTCAAAAATGTAGCTTCAATAAAATCGGCAAGCTTATCTATATCGTCAAGGCCGAAGCGGGGAACGCCTAAATCAAAATGCGTATCCGTCACCAACGCGATCAGATCACCGCCTTTGGTAAAGATTGGCGCTTGATGCTCGCCGGCCCTGAAAACTTCAATCTTTTGAGCTCTTTCCTTCTTAAAGCCTTCAGTGATAATAATATCCACATCACCGGCATACCTGTCGCGTATCTCATCCAGGGAGGCGTCATGATCGACGTCACGGATCATCGCGAGCTGCGTCGGCGATGAAATAATTGTGCAGGCAGCTCCGGCTTTTCTGTGACGCCAGGTATCCTTTCCCTCATGGTCCATGGAAAAACCGTATACGTCATGTTTGACCGTAGCCACGCGGTAGCCGCGCCTGACCAGCTCGGGTAAAAGCTTTTCAAGCAAGGTCGTCTTGCCGATCCCGGAATAGCCCACAAAAGAAACGATTGGAATCATTGTCACTCCTCATAGTGATGGCATCCATAACAAATGAGCATGTAAAAAATTCAATAAAAAAATCTTATATTTTTATTCACCGTTCGTTCACTACAGTAAATAGCCCTTTTTACAGGGAAAAGGAGCCTTCATATGGAAACGACACTTTATATTCAAAATGACATCTTCCAGCAAATAACCAAGGCTGCAAGGATTAAGGAGATCTCTCGATCAGCGATGATCTCAATTCTGTTAAAAAAAGTAATGAATGAGACAAAAAATCCCGATTGCCTGTGGAAAATGGTGCATTATCAGCAAAAAAGAAAGCCGGAGGAATGGCATAGATTTCATTTTGTGATGCGTCCGGATGATTATGAGTATTTCTTGGATTTGAGAAAACTTCTTAAGATGTCTGTTTCCTTAATTCTTGCTTACGCAGTTAATAAATACCTGCATAAGCTTTTATCTAAAAATATTACCGATAACTATCGTTACCAGAATTATATCATTATTAAAAATAATATTGATACAATTCCCAGTTGGACATTAGTATGGGGATATCCGCCAAACATATCAGACTACCTGCAAAAACACACCACCAACACCTGATCATAATCACAAATTCAAAATTTGTTATTTACAAATAACATGGCAAGGTAAATAGTGCTCACGCGGTAGGGTTAATATTTTTTTTACATTTGCAAAAATTATCATAATATCTTGAAATCAAAACTGCCTCTTACATTCCTTCTTTTTTTACTCCTTTGCGCACCTTCATTCGCACAACAGACCATTATTATACAAAAAGAGCTCCAGGAATACAATATCACCGGTCAGCAACTGTCATACATCGAAGACAGTGAAATGAAATTGACTATCGATCAGGTTTCTTCAGAGGAATACCGGGATAAATTCAAACATGACATTATAGATGTTCCAAATTTCGGTTACTCTACATCTGCATACTGGTTGAAATTCAGCATCAAAGGCGACAATACCGACAGCAACTGGCTGCTGGTAATTAACTACGCCCTCCTGGACCACGTGACATTATTCATACCGGATAAAAACGGTTACAAGGAAAAAAAACAAGGCCAGATGCTGCCCTTCAACGTGAGGGAAGTTAAAAATGAGAATTTCGTTTTTAATATAGATATTGCTCCCGAAACCGTCAGCACCTATTACATGAGGATCGAGGCGCAGGATTCATTAGCCGTTCCGATGAAACTCATCTCCAATCAGGCGTTCACCGAACAGAGCACGATGATTCGCCTCTTTCTCGGCATCTTCTATGGTTTCATCATGGTAATGATCCTGTACAACCTGCTTATTTTCATTATGACCAGGGATATGAGTTATCTGTTTCTCATACTCTACCTGATTTCATTCACTCTTTTTATAACTTCTGAAAACGGTATTTCCTATCAGTACCTCTGGCCTGGTCTTCCCTGGTGGGGAAAGCGCGTCGTTCCTTTTTCAGTGAGCATGGTAACTCTCTGGAGCTCCTTCTTTGCACGCTTATTCCTTCAAACCAAGTCATTGAGCCCCAGGATCGATAAGATCGTAATCGGGTTCGGAGGCCTTGGCATCATGGGGCTCGTTCTTTCCCTGGGCCCAAGCTATTTTATTGCCATCATCTATGCCGTGATCCTCTGCGTGCTCTATGCCCCGGCCCTTATTTTCTTCGCCTTCATGCAGTGGAGAAGAGGATACAGGCCGGCGATATATTTCCTCATCTCATGGTTCGGCCTGAGTGTCGGGACTTTGCTGTATGGCTTTAAGACATTCGGCCTTCTTCCGGAAATGATGATAACAAAATATGGTGTGCTCCTCGGAGCCGCGTTCCAGGCCATACTTCTTTCCCTTGCCATGGCTGACCGCATCAAGGTGATGAACGAATCCCTCCGCGTTGTGAAAAATAATCTTGAGCATCGCACCGAATCGCTGCTCTCGATCTTCGAAAAGGCGGAATCCATGTCCGACGACCTCTACAGGGTGAGCACCGAGCATTCGGAAATCGTCGATACCTTCACCCTTGTCGCCCAGAACCAGGCCTCCCATGCGGAAGAGATGGCCGCGTCGTACGAAGAGCTTACATCATCGACCGACTCGATCGACCAATCGATGACCCGACTCGCCCTGGAAGGGGAAAAGATACGCGACATGGCCGGTATCCTCACCTCCTCGCAGCAGGAAGTGCAGAACACCAGCCAGACGGTCATGGCCAGCATGAAAAATATCATCCGCTTCACGGAAAAGACCGACATAGACCTGACCCGGATGACGGAAATGATGCAGATCATCAACGAAGGGGGCCAGGCCATTACCAACATCATTTCCCTGATCAACGACATCTCCGATAAGATAAATCTTCTTTCCCTCAACGCCGCCATTGAGGCCGCGCGGGCCGGGGAGCACGGGAGGGGCTTTGCCGTCGTTGCCGACGAGATCGGTAAGCTTGCCACTGCTACCTCCGACAACTCCAAGCAGATATCGAACCAGATCGAAAAGATATCGGTGGACATCCGCAGGGGCATCGATATCGCGAACCAGACCAAGCAATCGACCAGCGACGTCGCCAAGCTCGTGACAGAGGTCAATGTACAGATCGACTCCGTAAAATCGGCCATGAGCAACCAGGAGAGCGCCATCCAGGTGCTGGTCAATCAGGCTGATGTGATTAAGGAGCAATCGCGGGTTATTTCGGTCGCGACGAAGGAACAGAAAAACGGCATGATGGAAGGCGCCATCACCATTCAGAACCTGGCCAACATGGCCAACGATATCGCCGTATCAAATACAAAAATACTGCAGTTTATCAAAATACTCAACGACAAGGCCGGCGAGCTGAAAGGCATCATTCAAAATCTCGAGGAAACCCCGGCGTAAAATGTCAGAAGCTCACCCATTCTTCCCGGACAAGATATATTCCGCAAAATCAGCAAAGGCCTGCCGCGTATCATACCGGCATGCGTACCCGATCTCACTCTTCAACTTCCCGGTTGACGCGACCCAGCTGTGTCGTATCATCTTCAAATAAGGGCTGGGAAATTCGCTGACAAAGGTAAACCGCAACAGCCATGCGATGTTGTTAAGAAAATAGAGCAGGGGATACGGGAGGAGGATGGTGATGTTTCCCAGCGCGGTCGCCATCTCCCGTATCGTCATGACATCATCGCCCGCCGCATTGTAAACGCCTCCTCTGCCCCGGACCATGAGCATCCACATGATCTCGACCAGGTCATCCTCGTGGATGAACTGCATCGGTTCGGTCCGGAAGGGAATGGGTACTATCTTCAATTGTAGAAAGCGCGCCAGGGGATTGTCGAAACCGGGACCGACCACGAAACAGGGCCGGATGATAATGAAACTCGTCTTCGGATGCTTTTCCCCGTATTCCTTGAAAATGCTCTCAATGATTTTTTTCGACTTGCTATAGGTGATTTCGTCATTGCCCCGCAGAGGGCTCTCCTCCAGGAGGGGCCGGTCATTATCAGGGTGAAATCCGTACGCAGTGGTGGAGCTGGTGTAAATAATCCTCTTAACCCCTGCCCTGACGCACGAATCAAGGACAGTACGGGTCCCGTTGATATTGATGTCCTCCATCAACCGCACATCATGGCTGGGAGGTAATATGAAAGCCGCATGGATCACCGTGTCAATGGAATGCTTTTTGATGATGTCATCTATTGGTTCCCGCACATCCCTTTTATAGAACAGGAATTTTTTCGGGGTGATATCAGGCTCTTTGATGTCGAGTCCGACCATGGTTTTCACTTCATTTTTTGCCGATAGGAAATGAGCCAGTTTTCTGCCGATATATCCGGATGCCCCTGTTATGAGCAGATTCATGATAATAGCCCCCCTTCGAGATTGTGATGATCGCGTCTAATCTGCGGGCCGTAGCACGAAAAAAGAAATCGCATCCACGATCTTCCGCGGCATGAAGCGGTTCAGGAACAGATGCACAAACTTGCTCATGATCCCCGGTACTGCCACGACTTTGCCCTTCACCAGGGCCTCCATTCCTTTTCGGGCGATATCCGCCGGATCGCTGAGTCCGCTGATCCTGTACCACCACACCTTCCTGGGAAAGCCGTTACCCTGAAGAAGGGGCGTATTGGTATAGGATGGGCAAAAAGCCGTCACCCTGACACCGGTTCCCCGCAATTCCTGGTTAACGGCCTCGGATAGACTCTGGATAAATGATTTCGACGCGCCATAGACCGCATGATGGGGAGAGGGCTGGAACGCGGATACCGAGCTTATATTCAGGATCCTGCCTTCACCGCGCTTGACCATCTCCGGGATAAAAAGATGCATAAGGGCAAGGTAACCGCCTATGTTGACCCGGACCAGGTTCGCCTGGCTTTTCAGGGGAGCCTCGTGAACATTGCCGTATACCATCATCCCCGCGTTGTTCACCAGCACGTCTATGCGGGGAACCTCCTTCGCTATTTTCCGAAAGAGGTTGACGGGGCCCTGGTCTTCGGTGAAATCCTCGGTCATGCACCAGGTCCGGACGGAGTATCTCTTTTCTAATTCACGACCCCATGCCACCAATGCGTCGAGCTCCCCCGGGATGGAATGGAGCACGCAGTGGGCCCCGGCCCCGGCGAAGCAGCGAGCCAGCTCCTTTCCGATGCCCGAGGATGATCCGGTTATGAGCACATACTTGTCTTTCAGATTGTATTGTTTCATGACGCCTCTCGTGTTTTTTTCCCTTCCCCCGGGGATTTCACAGATCAGCAGGCCGATATCGGTCTCAATAATTGCGGCATTGATAAAATGCCGTGCCGTACCGTAATCGACATCATGCTTGAATGCGATGGTACGTCCTGCCTTCCCTCATGTAAGTCATGATGATATAAATGTGAATGGACGGTGCGGGGGCGGCCCGGAGGCAGCCCCCGCACCAGACTACTTATATCGCCCCAGTATGTGAATGCACATTGCAGCTTCTTCCACGCCGATGTTGCCGCCGCCGTTCTCCGCCAGGCCGATGCGGGCGCCTTCCACCTGGCGTTTCCCCGCATCGCCCCGGAGCTGCAGCACCAGCTCATGGATCTGGGCGAGACCCGAAGCGCCGATGGGGTGCCCCCGACACTCGAGGCCGCCGCTCGTGTTGATGGGCCGCTCGCCCCCGAGGCGGGTCGCGCCGGTCTCGGCGTAGGGACCCCCTTCCCCTACCGGGCAGAAACCCATTACTTCCGACTGGTGCAGCTCGCCCCATGACGTGGCGTCGTGGAGCTCCGCCATGCTGATGTCCTTCGGACCCACGCCGGCCATGTTGTAGGCCTGCTTCGACAGGCGCTCGCCGATATCCTCGCCGTCAAGGGGCCGGTCGCTCCCCTGGCCGCACACCGAAGCCATGACCCTGACCGGCCTCGCGCCGTTTAGCTTCTTTAAAAACGCCTCGGAGCAGATGATGCACGCCGCGGCGCCGTCGCCCACGGGAGCGCACATGGCGCGCGTCAGCGGCCATGCCACTTCCTTGTCCGCCAGCACCTCCTCCACCGACATCAGCTGCTGGTACTGCGACAGCGGGTTCAACGAGCCGTGCAGGTGGTTCTTGGAGCAGATCACGGCGAGCTGCTTCTGCGTCGAGTTGAACCGGTCCATGTGCCACCGGGCGCCCATGGCATAGGCGTCCATGAAGATGCTGCGCCCCTCTCCCGGCTTCGATTCATCATGGCCCGGTATCTTAAGGTTCTTGAAGGACTTCCCCACCTCCATGATCATGGCTATGTGCTTTTGCAGATTGCCCACGTCCATACAGGAGGCATAGGCCCCAAGGGCCTGGGCCTTGTTGGGACTGGTTATCTTCTCCGAGCCGACCGCCATGGCCACATCCCACATCCCGGCCTTTATCCCCATATAGGAAAGGTGAAGCGCCGTGGACGCGCCGGCGCAGGCGTTCTCCACGTTGGTAATGGGTATCTTGTCGATGCCCATGCCGCGGAACACCACCTGGCCCCTGATCGAATGCTGATTATCATACATGCCCCAGAAGGTGTTTGAAAAAAACGCCGCCTGGATGTCCTTACCCGCAAGGCCCGCATCGTCCAGGGCCAGCTTGATGGCCTCTTCCGCCATGTTCTTCACGCTTTTGTCTGGATACTTGTTGAAGCGTATCATTCCCGAGCCAATTATGTATACGTCGCTGTTCATTGTGCTGCTTGATCCTCCTCTCAAATTTCATCTTTTCTCATTCAATCCAGTCAACCTGCGGGAACTCCCGCTTGACCGGGTTGTCTATTTGCACGGCCGGGAACCCCACCGCTATGGCCGTTGCGACATGGTCATAGGGCCAGGCTATGCCCAGCTTCTTCTTTAGTTTACCGCTGAGATTCACCGGCTCACCGGCGAAGCCGGAGAAGCAGGTACCGAGGCCGATGGAATGCGCTGCCAGGGCGATGTTCTGGCAGCACATGCCGGTGCTGAATATCGGCGTCGATATGCCCATGTGGTGCACCAACACGTAGATGACCGTGGATGCGCCGAAGAACACGTCCATGTGGCCCTCGACGAACTGCGGCTTCACCAGGGCCTGTATGGCCACCATGGGACGCTGGTCGATCGAGTCCGGCTTGAAAAACGCCAGGCTGTTCTTCAACAGCTTCCGCATCGGCCCCTTCCCCTGGTAAAGCTTCGTCACCATGCCAAGGGTCTTGCTGCAGGCAGCGCTGACCTCATCCAGGAGCGCCCGGTCCCTTATCACCAGGAACTTCCAGGGCTGGCCGTTCCCTGCCGAGGGCGCGAAACGCCCCGCCTCGAGGATGCGGTGGATCATCTCCTTCGGCACCTGTTCCTTCTTGAAGACGCGGTTGGACCGCCGCCGGTAGATGACGCGCTCCATGCCGGTTATCCTGCCCTCGATCTCCTCGAACCGGGGCGGCTTCTTCTCCATGAAAGGATTCGGGTAGCCTGCGCCATCCTCGGGCAATGCCAGTCCCGTGGCCCAGCGTCCCTTATCCACCTTGTAGAAATTGGGGAATTCGAGGGCGCCGTGGGGGCAGATGGCCTCGCAGTTATGGCAGGCGATACAGACCCTGCCGAAATACTGCACGCTGGTGAAGTCCGACTTGTACTTGCCGCAGGAGAAGCAGCGGCCC harbors:
- a CDS encoding SDR family NAD(P)-dependent oxidoreductase; the protein is MKQYNLKDKYVLITGSSSGIGKELARCFAGAGAHCVLHSIPGELDALVAWGRELEKRYSVRTWCMTEDFTEDQGPVNLFRKIAKEVPRIDVLVNNAGMMVYGNVHEAPLKSQANLVRVNIGGYLALMHLFIPEMVKRGEGRILNISSVSAFQPSPHHAVYGASKSFIQSLSEAVNQELRGTGVRVTAFCPSYTNTPLLQGNGFPRKVWWYRISGLSDPADIARKGMEALVKGKVVAVPGIMSKFVHLFLNRFMPRKIVDAISFFVLRPAD
- a CDS encoding dephospho-CoA kinase, which translates into the protein MSGSGDFLKNCFALTGAISTGKSVVALMLADMGAHIVDTDLIAREVVQPGQPALREIEEFFGKAVINPDGTLNREKVRDQIIRDSEKRNKLNSMTHPRINQIVMERIGSFNRMNDGMPIIIDVPLLYESGWDKFFPDAILVYVPVTVQIERLMARDRLDRPTAELTVKAQMSIEDKKDKARFLIDNSGSLDDTRKQVAALFEKLRAGISTR
- a CDS encoding thiolase family protein, whose translation is MNSDVYIIGSGMIRFNKYPDKSVKNMAEEAIKLALDDAGLAGKDIQAAFFSNTFWGMYDNQHSIRGQVVFRGMGIDKIPITNVENACAGASTALHLSYMGIKAGMWDVAMAVGSEKITSPNKAQALGAYASCMDVGNLQKHIAMIMEVGKSFKNLKIPGHDESKPGEGRSIFMDAYAMGARWHMDRFNSTQKQLAVICSKNHLHGSLNPLSQYQQLMSVEEVLADKEVAWPLTRAMCAPVGDGAAACIICSEAFLKKLNGARPVRVMASVCGQGSDRPLDGEDIGERLSKQAYNMAGVGPKDISMAELHDATSWGELHQSEVMGFCPVGEGGPYAETGATRLGGERPINTSGGLECRGHPIGASGLAQIHELVLQLRGDAGKRQVEGARIGLAENGGGNIGVEEAAMCIHILGRYK
- a CDS encoding NAD-dependent epimerase/dehydratase family protein; amino-acid sequence: MNLLITGASGYIGRKLAHFLSAKNEVKTMVGLDIKEPDITPKKFLFYKRDVREPIDDIIKKHSIDTVIHAAFILPPSHDVRLMEDININGTRTVLDSCVRAGVKRIIYTSSTTAYGFHPDNDRPLLEESPLRGNDEITYSKSKKIIESIFKEYGEKHPKTSFIIIRPCFVVGPGFDNPLARFLQLKIVPIPFRTEPMQFIHEDDLVEIMWMLMVRGRGGVYNAAGDDVMTIREMATALGNITILLPYPLLYFLNNIAWLLRFTFVSEFPSPYLKMIRHSWVASTGKLKSEIGYACRYDTRQAFADFAEYILSGKNG
- a CDS encoding SDR family oxidoreductase, with the translated sequence MKQLKGTLAVVTGAAMGMGKSLSQLLLAEGCKVALVDINKTGLEQTEKELSTIGECRSYVCDISSRDDIFKLAAKIEKDMGPVSILVNNAGIVNAAPVSDMPVETIEKIININLTSQFWTVKAFLPSMMKQKEGHIVNFASAGGILAIPNIAAYCASKFGVVGFTDALRQEMKKQKTNIGVTMVCPNTVNTGMFNGSKMVAGTKMLTADSVCKKVLKGIKKNTAMVAVPSLPVKIVTPLTKVLMPIHAMDWMNKVLGMWDANDTWKGRK
- the mobB gene encoding molybdopterin-guanine dinucleotide biosynthesis protein B, with amino-acid sequence MIPIVSFVGYSGIGKTTLLEKLLPELVRRGYRVATVKHDVYGFSMDHEGKDTWRHRKAGAACTIISSPTQLAMIRDVDHDASLDEIRDRYAGDVDIIITEGFKKERAQKIEVFRAGEHQAPIFTKGGDLIALVTDTHFDLGVPRFGLDDIDKLADFIEATFLKKQG